A single window of Flavobacterium aestivum DNA harbors:
- a CDS encoding TAT-variant-translocated molybdopterin oxidoreductase, protein MSSNKKYWKSVEELDGNSSIVEALRNNEFVEEIPTDEFLGNEAALSSSSTTRRDFLKYVGFSTAAASLAACEGPVHLSIPYVLQPEQIIPGVADYYATSVFDGFDFANLLVKTREGRPIKIENNTIAGAKFAANARVHASILSLYDSMRLKEPKLDGKNAAWSTVDSKIKSSIVDAKAKGGQVVLLTNTLASPSTERLIADFVAKNPNAKHVIYDAVSSSEALDAFETVYGERALVDYDFSKASLIVSVGADFLGDWQGGGYDTGYAQGRIPKNGKMSRHFQLEANMTLSGAAADKRVAMSTANQKQALVLIYNIITGSSVATNLDAAYKAEVTKAAQQLKAAGSKGLLVSGIQDKNAQLLVLAINQVLTSEAFTTSGTRQIRKGSNEKVAQLVKDMNAGSVHTLIMSGVNPVYTLADSKSFVEGLKKVKTSVSLSLKEDETASLATIAAPVPHYLEAWGDLALTKGTYSITQPTIRPLFNTKQFQDILLSLNGIPGTYYDYLKAFSSSIIAGTTWNKVLHDGVFVGAIPAASAGTADYSGAANALAQAKPVTTELVLYTKTGMGDGQQANNPWLQEFPDPLTRVSWDNYVTVSNADAKKWNLTNEIVANGGLNGSYANLTVNGVKLENVPVIVQPGQAVGTVGMALGYGRKAALKEEMQVGINAYAIYAGFNSVQSVTIEKAKGEHEFACVQGQKTLMGRGDIIKETSLEIFNTKDAEIWNEKPEVSLDHKEVKTTTVDLWGSFDRSTGHHFNLSIDLNACTGCGACVIACHAENNVPVVGKSEVRRSRDMHWLRIDRYYSSESTFEGDNERSENIAGLSSSLSTFNEMEKAGDNPQVSFQPVMCQHCNHAPCETVCPVAATSHGRQGQNQMAYNRCVGTRYCANNCPYKVRRFNWFLYNKNSEFDYHMNDDLGRMVLNPDVNVRSRGVMEKCSMCIQMTQATILKAKNEGRTVKDGEFQTACSNACSSGAMVFGDVNDKEAAVTKLAEDERSYHLLEHVGTRPNVVYHVKVRNT, encoded by the coding sequence ATGTCATCAAACAAAAAATACTGGAAAAGTGTTGAAGAGCTAGACGGAAATAGTTCTATTGTTGAGGCGCTTAGAAATAACGAATTTGTTGAAGAAATTCCTACTGATGAGTTTTTAGGAAATGAAGCGGCTTTGTCTTCTTCTTCAACTACACGTCGTGACTTTTTAAAGTACGTTGGTTTTAGTACAGCGGCAGCATCTCTTGCTGCTTGTGAAGGTCCCGTGCATTTGTCGATTCCTTACGTGTTACAACCTGAACAAATTATTCCTGGAGTAGCAGATTATTATGCAACTTCTGTTTTTGATGGTTTTGATTTTGCAAACCTTTTGGTAAAAACCCGTGAAGGTCGTCCAATCAAAATTGAAAATAATACTATCGCTGGAGCAAAATTTGCTGCTAATGCTAGAGTTCATGCTTCGATATTATCATTATATGATAGTATGCGTTTGAAAGAGCCTAAGTTAGATGGTAAAAATGCTGCTTGGTCAACGGTTGATTCAAAAATAAAATCTAGTATTGTTGATGCTAAAGCAAAAGGAGGTCAAGTAGTGTTATTGACAAACACATTAGCAAGCCCATCTACTGAAAGATTAATTGCTGATTTTGTTGCTAAAAATCCTAATGCTAAACATGTAATATATGATGCTGTTTCTTCTTCAGAAGCTTTAGATGCTTTTGAAACTGTTTATGGAGAAAGAGCTTTAGTAGATTATGATTTTTCAAAAGCCTCTTTAATCGTTTCTGTTGGAGCTGATTTCCTTGGAGATTGGCAAGGTGGAGGATATGATACTGGTTATGCACAAGGTAGAATTCCGAAAAACGGAAAAATGTCTCGTCATTTCCAATTAGAAGCTAATATGACTTTATCTGGTGCTGCTGCTGATAAGCGTGTTGCGATGTCAACTGCTAATCAAAAACAAGCATTAGTTCTTATTTATAATATTATTACCGGATCATCTGTTGCAACTAATTTAGATGCAGCTTATAAAGCAGAAGTTACAAAAGCGGCTCAACAATTAAAAGCAGCTGGTTCAAAAGGCCTTCTTGTGTCTGGTATTCAAGATAAAAATGCTCAATTATTGGTTTTAGCTATCAATCAAGTATTGACTAGTGAAGCTTTTACTACTTCTGGTACAAGACAAATCCGTAAAGGATCTAATGAAAAAGTAGCTCAATTAGTAAAAGATATGAATGCAGGAAGTGTTCATACTTTAATCATGAGTGGTGTTAACCCAGTTTATACTTTAGCAGATAGTAAATCATTTGTTGAAGGATTGAAAAAGGTTAAAACATCGGTTTCATTGTCTCTTAAAGAAGACGAAACAGCTTCGTTAGCTACAATTGCTGCGCCAGTTCCTCATTATTTGGAAGCTTGGGGTGATTTAGCATTAACAAAAGGAACTTATAGTATTACTCAACCTACTATACGTCCATTATTTAATACAAAACAATTTCAAGATATTTTATTGTCTTTAAACGGTATTCCTGGAACTTACTACGATTACTTGAAAGCATTTTCATCTTCAATAATTGCAGGTACAACATGGAATAAAGTTTTACATGATGGAGTTTTTGTAGGGGCAATTCCTGCTGCAAGCGCTGGTACTGCTGATTATAGTGGGGCAGCAAATGCTTTGGCTCAAGCTAAACCAGTTACTACCGAATTAGTATTATATACTAAAACAGGTATGGGAGATGGTCAACAAGCTAATAATCCATGGTTACAAGAGTTTCCAGATCCATTGACAAGAGTTTCTTGGGATAATTATGTTACTGTTTCTAATGCTGATGCTAAGAAATGGAATTTAACTAATGAAATTGTTGCTAACGGTGGTTTGAACGGTAGTTATGCTAATTTGACTGTTAACGGTGTAAAATTAGAAAACGTTCCTGTAATTGTTCAACCAGGTCAAGCTGTTGGTACAGTTGGTATGGCTTTAGGATATGGTCGCAAAGCTGCTTTGAAAGAAGAAATGCAGGTAGGTATTAATGCTTACGCTATATATGCTGGATTCAATAGTGTACAGTCTGTTACAATTGAAAAAGCAAAAGGAGAGCACGAATTTGCTTGTGTTCAAGGTCAGAAAACATTGATGGGTAGAGGTGATATTATTAAAGAAACTTCTTTAGAGATATTCAATACCAAAGATGCTGAGATATGGAATGAAAAACCAGAAGTTTCTTTAGATCATAAAGAAGTAAAAACTACAACTGTAGATTTATGGGGTTCATTCGATCGTTCTACAGGACATCATTTTAATTTATCTATTGATTTGAATGCTTGTACAGGATGTGGTGCTTGTGTAATTGCATGTCACGCTGAAAACAACGTTCCTGTAGTAGGTAAATCAGAAGTAAGAAGAAGTAGAGATATGCACTGGTTGCGTATTGATAGATATTATTCTTCTGAAAGTACATTTGAAGGAGACAACGAAAGAAGTGAGAATATCGCTGGATTGTCTAGTTCATTATCTACTTTCAATGAAATGGAAAAAGCTGGAGATAATCCACAAGTTTCTTTCCAACCAGTAATGTGTCAACATTGTAATCACGCTCCTTGTGAGACTGTTTGTCCTGTTGCTGCAACTTCACACGGTCGTCAAGGCCAAAACCAAATGGCTTATAACAGATGTGTTGGTACTCGTTACTGTGCTAACAACTGTCCTTATAAAGTACGTCGTTTCAACTGGTTCTTATACAACAAAAACAGTGAATTTGATTATCATATGAATGATGATCTAGGACGTATGGTTTTAAATCCAGATGTAAACGTTCGCTCTCGTGGAGTAATGGAGAAATGTTCTATGTGTATTCAAATGACACAAGCGACTATTTTGAAAGCTAAAAACGAAGGAAGAACTGTAAAAGATGGTGAATTCCAAACAGCTTGTTCAAATGCTTGTTCTAGTGGAGCAATGGTATTTGGAGACGTGAATGATAAAGAAGCTGCTGTTACTAAATTAGCAGAAGACGAAAGAAGTTATCATTTATTAGAGCATGTTGGTACAAGACCAAATGTTGTATATCACGTTAAAGTTAGAAATACCTAG
- the nrfD gene encoding NrfD/PsrC family molybdoenzyme membrane anchor subunit produces the protein MSSHYEAAIRKPLVIGDKSYHDITVDVAAPIEGKANKQWWIVFTIALTAFLWGLGCIIYTVSTGIGTWGLNKTVGWAWDITNFVWWVGIGHAGTLISAVLLLFRQRWRMAINRSAEAMTIFSVIQAGLFPIIHMGRPWLAYWVLPIPNQFGSLWVNFNSPLLWDVFAISTYLSVSLVFWWTGLLPDFAMLRDRAITPFNKRIYSILSFGWSGRAKDWQRFEEVSLVLAGLATPLVLSVHTIVSMDFATSVIPGWHTTIFPPYFVAGAVFSGFAMVNTLLIIMRKVSNLEAYITIQHIELMNIVIMITGSIVGVAYITELFIAWYSGVEYEQYAFLNRATGPYWWAYWAMMTCNVFSPQFMWFKKLRTSIMFSFIISIVVNIGMWFERFVIIVTSLHRDYLPSSWTMFSPTFVDIGIFIGTIGFFFVLFLLYARTFPVIAQAEVKTILKATGENYIKERANKNSHHE, from the coding sequence ATGTCGTCTCACTACGAAGCAGCCATTAGAAAACCCTTAGTTATAGGTGATAAGTCTTATCACGATATAACTGTTGATGTAGCCGCACCTATAGAAGGTAAAGCAAATAAACAATGGTGGATTGTATTTACAATTGCATTAACAGCTTTCCTTTGGGGATTAGGCTGTATTATATACACAGTGTCTACAGGTATTGGTACTTGGGGATTAAACAAAACAGTAGGTTGGGCTTGGGATATTACTAACTTCGTTTGGTGGGTTGGTATTGGTCACGCAGGAACTCTTATCTCTGCTGTACTTTTATTATTCCGTCAACGATGGAGAATGGCGATTAACCGTTCTGCAGAGGCGATGACAATCTTCTCTGTAATTCAGGCAGGTTTATTCCCAATTATTCACATGGGACGTCCATGGTTAGCATATTGGGTATTACCAATTCCAAACCAGTTCGGATCTCTTTGGGTGAATTTTAACTCTCCATTACTTTGGGACGTATTCGCGATTTCAACTTATCTTTCAGTGTCATTAGTTTTCTGGTGGACTGGTTTATTACCTGACTTTGCAATGTTACGTGATAGAGCTATCACACCTTTCAACAAAAGAATTTATTCTATACTAAGTTTTGGATGGAGCGGTAGAGCTAAAGATTGGCAACGTTTCGAAGAAGTTTCATTAGTTCTTGCAGGTCTTGCAACTCCACTTGTACTTTCTGTACATACTATCGTATCGATGGACTTTGCTACTTCTGTTATTCCAGGATGGCATACTACAATTTTCCCTCCATACTTCGTTGCTGGAGCGGTATTCTCAGGATTCGCAATGGTAAATACGTTGCTTATCATTATGAGAAAAGTTTCTAACCTTGAAGCTTACATCACAATTCAACATATCGAATTGATGAATATAGTAATCATGATTACTGGATCTATAGTTGGTGTTGCTTATATTACTGAGTTATTCATCGCTTGGTATTCAGGAGTAGAATATGAACAATATGCATTTTTAAATAGAGCTACTGGACCTTACTGGTGGGCATATTGGGCAATGATGACTTGTAACGTATTTTCTCCACAGTTCATGTGGTTCAAAAAATTAAGAACAAGTATTATGTTTTCTTTCATTATTTCAATTGTTGTAAATATTGGAATGTGGTTTGAAAGATTTGTAATTATCGTTACTTCTTTACATAGAGATTATTTACCATCTTCATGGACAATGTTCTCTCCTACATTTGTTGATATTGGTATTTTCATCGGAACAATAGGTTTCTTCTTTGTACTTTTCTTATTGTACGCTAGAACATTCCCTGTTATAGCACAAGCCGAGGTTAAAACTATATTGAAAGCTACTGGAGAAAATTATATTAAAGAAAGAGCTAATAAAAATTCACATCATGAGTAA
- a CDS encoding DUF3341 domain-containing protein translates to MSNKVIYAIYNDDDILMDAVKKTRAAHHHIEEVFTPFPVHGLDKAMGLAPTRLAICAFIYGLCGLSFGTWMMNFIMIQDWPQDIGGKPSFSYIDNMPSFVPIMFEETVFFAAHLMVITFYMRSRLWPFKEAENPDVRTTDDHFLMEVAVNNNEEELISFFEGTGAVEVKVIDKH, encoded by the coding sequence ATGAGTAATAAAGTTATATACGCCATTTATAATGACGATGATATTTTGATGGATGCCGTAAAAAAAACACGTGCGGCTCATCATCATATTGAAGAAGTTTTTACCCCTTTTCCAGTTCACGGATTGGATAAAGCAATGGGACTTGCACCAACTAGATTAGCAATTTGCGCTTTTATATATGGTTTGTGTGGATTGTCTTTTGGAACTTGGATGATGAATTTTATTATGATTCAAGATTGGCCTCAAGATATTGGTGGTAAACCAAGTTTTAGTTATATTGATAATATGCCATCTTTTGTGCCTATTATGTTTGAAGAGACTGTATTTTTTGCTGCTCACTTAATGGTAATTACTTTTTATATGAGAAGTAGATTGTGGCCTTTTAAAGAAGCTGAAAATCCGGATGTAAGAACAACAGACGACCACTTTTTGATGGAAGTAGCTGTTAATAACAATGAAGAAGAATTGATTTCTTTTTTTGAAGGTACTGGTGCAGTAGAAGTTAAAGTAATCGATAAGCATTAA
- a CDS encoding c-type cytochrome: protein MKSLYKITLLFGLMILVASCHNDANPNYQYFPNMYEAVSAETYSASPVDVFKNGKEGQLPAVGTINRGFEPFEYENTPEGYALAKANLKSPLDSLDRNSDKGKELFEIYCISCHGAAGDGKGKLVEREKFLGVPNYKDREITEGSIFFVETYGLNAMGSHANQMSAHERWLVADYVLKLKAQ from the coding sequence ATGAAAAGTTTATATAAAATAACACTTTTATTTGGTTTAATGATTTTAGTTGCATCATGTCATAACGATGCTAACCCAAATTATCAATATTTTCCAAATATGTATGAAGCGGTGAGTGCTGAAACGTACTCTGCGTCGCCAGTCGATGTATTTAAAAACGGTAAAGAAGGTCAACTTCCAGCTGTTGGTACTATAAATAGAGGTTTTGAGCCTTTTGAATATGAAAATACTCCAGAAGGATATGCGTTAGCAAAAGCTAACTTGAAATCTCCTTTAGATTCACTAGATAGAAATTCAGATAAAGGAAAAGAATTATTTGAAATCTATTGTATTAGTTGTCATGGTGCAGCTGGAGATGGTAAAGGTAAATTAGTTGAAAGAGAAAAATTTCTTGGTGTTCCTAACTATAAAGACAGAGAAATTACTGAAGGAAGTATTTTCTTTGTTGAGACTTATGGTTTAAATGCTATGGGTTCACATGCTAATCAAATGAGTGCTCACGAACGTTGGTTGGTTGCTGACTATGTTCTTAAACTAAAAGCACAATAA
- a CDS encoding quinol:cytochrome C oxidoreductase — protein sequence MYTFSSKLKTFSLVLMAVGLLGIGYGFLTAPKDIQEVEKILAADAHGSHHEASSESEGAHAVSAESKVKADAEHNEHLTHVLHQLKNKPWSALYVACIFFMLLSLGTLAFYAIQQVAQAGWSPVLFRVMQGITAYLPVGSVIFFIILVLCGLHFNHLFIWLDPEVVKHDEIIQTKSGYLNFPFWIVRAVVFLLGWNLYRHFSRKNCLAQDESNDNSFYKKNFNYSAGFLVFFIVSESIMSWDWIMSIDPHWFSTLFGWYVFASFFVSGITMIAMVTIYLKSRGYLENVNSSHIHDLAKFMFGISVFWTYLWFSQFMLIWYANIPEEITYFITRIQVYNLPFFGAVVMNFLFPVLILINTDFKRITWVLVMAGIVILLGHYVDFFNMIMPGTVGSSWFIGVSEIASVLFFLGLFIFVVFTALTKAPLLPKRNPYIEESKHFHY from the coding sequence ATGTATACATTTTCAAGTAAATTAAAAACTTTTTCTTTAGTCTTAATGGCCGTTGGTCTTTTAGGAATTGGATATGGTTTTTTAACTGCACCTAAAGACATTCAAGAAGTTGAAAAAATACTCGCTGCAGATGCTCATGGTAGTCATCATGAAGCTAGTAGTGAATCTGAAGGAGCACACGCGGTTTCTGCAGAATCAAAAGTTAAAGCAGATGCTGAACACAATGAGCACTTAACTCATGTTTTGCACCAATTAAAAAATAAACCATGGTCTGCATTATATGTGGCTTGTATATTTTTTATGTTGCTTTCTTTGGGAACATTAGCATTTTATGCTATTCAACAAGTAGCACAAGCAGGTTGGTCTCCTGTATTATTTAGAGTTATGCAAGGGATTACGGCTTACTTACCTGTAGGTTCTGTAATTTTCTTCATCATATTAGTACTTTGTGGCTTACACTTTAACCATTTGTTTATTTGGTTAGATCCTGAAGTAGTAAAACATGATGAAATTATTCAAACAAAATCAGGTTACTTGAACTTTCCTTTTTGGATTGTTAGAGCTGTAGTATTTTTGTTGGGATGGAACTTGTACCGTCATTTTTCAAGAAAAAATTGTTTAGCTCAAGATGAGTCAAATGACAATAGCTTTTACAAAAAGAATTTTAATTATTCTGCTGGATTCTTAGTTTTCTTTATCGTTTCAGAATCTATTATGTCTTGGGACTGGATTATGTCAATCGATCCACACTGGTTTAGTACTTTGTTTGGATGGTACGTATTTGCTAGTTTCTTCGTAAGTGGTATCACCATGATTGCAATGGTTACTATATACTTAAAATCAAGAGGATATTTAGAAAATGTAAATTCTAGCCATATTCATGATTTAGCTAAGTTTATGTTTGGTATTAGTGTATTTTGGACTTACTTATGGTTCTCTCAATTTATGTTAATATGGTATGCTAATATTCCTGAGGAGATTACTTATTTCATAACAAGAATTCAAGTTTATAACTTACCTTTCTTTGGTGCTGTTGTTATGAACTTCTTATTCCCGGTTTTAATTTTAATTAATACTGATTTTAAACGAATTACTTGGGTTTTAGTTATGGCTGGTATTGTGATATTATTAGGTCACTATGTTGACTTCTTTAATATGATTATGCCTGGTACAGTTGGAAGTAGTTGGTTTATTGGTGTTTCAGAAATTGCATCAGTTTTATTCTTTCTTGGATTATTTATTTTTGTTGTCTTCACAGCATTAACTAAAGCTCCTTTATTACCAAAAAGAAATCCTTATATAGAAGAGAGTAAACATTTTCATTATTAA
- a CDS encoding cytochrome c oxidase subunit II: MTSLLVIIVLVLLAVALWQLTKIFDLTQVGSSSDNSQVATNDDNNVQGYLMFGFLAFIYIFTIYGVFTWGSLVLHTPASEHGALIDGLMNITWVLIFIVQAITQVLLHYFAFKYRGKKDQKALYFADNNKLEAIWSVIPAVVLAGLILYGLYAWTNIMFVDEDDDTIVVELYAQQFKWTARYAGADNVLGKANVRLIEGVNTLGVDLSDPYAQDDIVVSELHIPKGKKVHFKMRSQDVLHSAYFPYFRAQMNCVPGMVTEFAFTPIYTTAEYQAMPYMVEKVAKINAIRSKKSVELVAKGEAALDPYTFDYLLLCNKICGASHYNMQMKVVVDTPEDYKKWLSDKATLVSEVKAANATPEPVEGGVKSDSTKSKDTAAVAKIAMK, encoded by the coding sequence ATGACAAGTTTGTTGGTAATTATAGTTTTAGTTTTATTGGCTGTTGCTTTATGGCAATTGACGAAGATATTCGATCTAACTCAAGTTGGTTCGAGTTCGGACAATTCTCAAGTTGCAACCAATGATGATAACAATGTGCAAGGATATTTGATGTTTGGTTTTTTAGCTTTCATCTATATTTTTACAATTTACGGTGTATTTACTTGGGGATCTTTAGTTCTTCATACACCAGCTTCAGAACATGGTGCTCTTATCGATGGTCTGATGAATATTACTTGGGTATTAATATTTATAGTTCAGGCTATTACTCAGGTATTGTTACATTATTTTGCTTTTAAATATAGAGGTAAGAAAGATCAAAAAGCGTTATACTTCGCTGATAACAATAAGTTGGAAGCAATTTGGAGTGTTATCCCTGCTGTTGTTTTGGCTGGTTTGATTCTTTACGGTCTTTATGCTTGGACAAACATTATGTTTGTTGATGAAGATGATGATACAATTGTAGTTGAGTTATACGCTCAACAATTTAAATGGACTGCAAGATACGCTGGTGCTGATAATGTTTTAGGTAAAGCTAATGTGAGATTGATTGAAGGAGTTAATACTTTAGGTGTTGATTTATCAGATCCATATGCTCAAGATGATATCGTAGTTTCAGAATTGCATATTCCAAAAGGGAAAAAGGTGCATTTCAAAATGCGTTCTCAAGATGTTTTACACTCTGCTTATTTCCCTTATTTTAGAGCTCAAATGAACTGTGTTCCAGGTATGGTAACTGAATTCGCTTTTACTCCAATTTATACTACTGCAGAATATCAAGCTATGCCATATATGGTTGAAAAAGTAGCTAAAATAAACGCTATAAGATCTAAGAAAAGCGTTGAGCTTGTTGCTAAAGGTGAAGCTGCTTTAGATCCTTACACTTTTGATTATTTATTATTATGTAATAAAATTTGTGGAGCATCTCATTATAACATGCAAATGAAAGTTGTAGTAGATACACCAGAAGATTACAAAAAATGGTTGAGTGACAAAGCAACTTTGGTTAGTGAAGTTAAAGCTGCAAATGCTACTCCAGAACCAGTTGAAGGTGGGGTTAAATCTGATTCTACTAAATCAAAAGATACTGCAGCTGTTGCTAAAATAGCGATGAAATAA